In Etheostoma spectabile isolate EspeVRDwgs_2016 chromosome 20, UIUC_Espe_1.0, whole genome shotgun sequence, the following are encoded in one genomic region:
- the mbip gene encoding MAP3K12-binding inhibitory protein 1, with protein MAETMKLSGNQAPPNEFSKMSSYRDCVCTILKHLSDFGKELKLGDAALRITVNINAVDLPSSPDAHVYSCLQEHITKLQVVSESLKTLVDAHGATSSTKDNTSDDAATSSPLREQTTALPEQHPSSPEDAESKTAADDVMVQIRARKSEIERRISAFMERKQMEINENNVREFCNVIDCNQENSCARTDAVFTPYPGFKSHVKVTRVVNIYGPQTRGGGGPGEAGDQQRGPMARDCGNAAIEERLHNIETHLKLPAAGPVPLSVYQRLKKLEDRILELEGLSPEYFQSSSPLHKRPRTSPTQACSLTELDEKISAVKATLLKRVNEFGPGYGTECPL; from the exons ATGGCGGAGACAATGAAGTTGAGTGGAAATCAAGCTCCTCCTAATGAATTTAGCAAAATGTCCAGCTACAGGGACTGCGTGTGTACAATACTGAAGCATTTGTCCGACTTCGGGAAAGAG ctCAAATTAGGTGATGCTGCTCTAAGAATAACAGTCAACATCAATGCTGTGGATCTTCCCTCATCTCCGGATGCTCACGTGTACAGCTGTTTGCAGGAGCATATCACTAAATTACAG GTTGTTTCAGAAAGCTTAAAGACACTGGTTGATGCTCATGGTGCTACATCATCTACAAAAGACAACACATCAGACGATGCTGCCACCTCATCGCCACTCAGAGAGCAGACGACTGCGCTACCTGAGCAACATCCTTCCAGCCCAGAGGATGCAGAAAGTAAGACGGCGGCTGATGACGTCATGGTTCAGATCAGAGCCAGGAAGTCAGAG ATTGAGCGAAGAATATCTGCATTTATGGAACGCAAGCAGATGGAGATCAATGAAAACAATGTACGGGAGTTTTGCAACGTGATCGACTGCAATCAGG AAAACAGCTGTGCCAGAACAGATGCAGTTTTCACTCCTTATCCAGGTTTTAAAAGCCACGTGAAAG TTACACGGGTGGTAAACATTTATGGGCCCCAGACTCGTGGTGGGGGAGGCCCAGGAGAAGCAGGGGATCAGCAGAGGGGGCCGATGGCAAGAGACTGCGGAAATGCGGCCATAGAAGAACGACTCCACAATATTGAGACTCACCTGAAACTCCCAGCAG CGGGCCCAGTTCCATTGAGTGTCTACCAGAGACTAAAGAAGCTGGAGGATCGTATTCTGGAGTTGGAGGGACTCTCACCGGAGTACTTTCAGTCCTCG agTCCTCTGCACAAGCGACCAAGGACATCCCCTACTCAG GCCTGCAGTCTGACGGAGCTGGATGAGAAGATCAGTGCAGTGAAAGCAACATTACTGAAGAGGGTGAATGAATTTGGGCCTGGATATGGAACAGAGTGTCCACTATAA